In Pseudobdellovibrionaceae bacterium, the following proteins share a genomic window:
- a CDS encoding NADH-quinone oxidoreductase subunit C, protein MTNEVLWEKLQKLESEVVQLPDCSPMAVQIPAGKLLPFLEHLKVTEGLKFVQLLDHTAIDWPEENEFELVYQLYSLAQDCFLAVHSRIPRNEPYAPTMSRLWAIAEWQEREVYDLFGVLYEGHPDLRRLFLEDDWVGFPLRKDYKDDFMLELPK, encoded by the coding sequence ATGACGAATGAAGTCCTGTGGGAAAAACTGCAAAAGCTGGAGTCGGAGGTGGTGCAACTTCCTGACTGTAGCCCTATGGCTGTACAGATTCCGGCAGGAAAGCTTTTGCCCTTTCTTGAGCACCTGAAGGTGACTGAGGGACTGAAGTTCGTTCAGCTCTTGGATCACACGGCCATCGATTGGCCGGAAGAAAACGAATTTGAGTTGGTCTATCAGCTTTATTCATTAGCTCAGGATTGTTTCTTAGCGGTTCACAGCCGTATTCCACGCAACGAACCCTATGCTCCCACCATGAGTCGGCTGTGGGCCATTGCCGAGTGGCAGGAGCGGGAAGTCTACGATTTGTTCGGCGTCCTCTATGAAGGTCATCCGGATTTGCGACGTTTGTTTTTGGAAGACGACTGGGTGGGGTTTCCCCTGCGCAAAGACTATAAAGACGACTTTATGTTGGAGCTTCCCAAATGA